The Agrobacterium tumefaciens genomic interval AAGAGTCGCCAGGTGCAGCTGGCTCGCATCTCTCCGTGAGACGAGGGAGGTGTCGACGCAGAAGCGAGAGCTCTCTACCATTCCGGAATGCGCTGCGAGCGAGCCCATTTCGAGGAGTTGCGAAAAAGTCTGCTCCAGCATCGTAGGCCCGCAAGCCGGAAGAAGTCTGACGCATCCGGCGACCCGCCCACTGTCAGTAATCGCCAGAAGGTAGCTCGGCTTGAAATTATCGTATTGGTCGCGCTCTTCCCCAGCGATGATGGAGACGTCCCATTCGAGACGGCCACCGAACACCGTCGCGCGAAGGCGGTGCATCTGTTTGAGGAAGCTTCGATACCGTTCGTATTGGTCCGGCGAAACTGTGAGTATCCGCATCGTAATCTCCGCATGAACAGGTCA includes:
- the traI gene encoding acyl-homoserine-lactone synthase, coding for MRILTVSPDQYERYRSFLKQMHRLRATVFGGRLEWDVSIIAGEERDQYDNFKPSYLLAITDSGRVAGCVRLLPACGPTMLEQTFSQLLEMGSLAAHSGMVESSRFCVDTSLVSRRDASQLHLATLTLFAGIIEWSMASGYTEIVTATDLRFERILKRAGWPMRRLGEPTAIGNTIAIAGRLPADRASFEQVCPPGYYSIPRIDVAAIRSAA